One genomic region from Myxococcus guangdongensis encodes:
- the tnpC gene encoding IS66 family transposase has protein sequence MAALSQTHQCEWRERAEGLERENLTLKERVGSIESQLALLQRTVFGKKSEKLPRVEDELRKAAGAPPRSREATLKERRLKREARATLPERVIHHRVPDEARRCPSCGGTALKPLGLGKRTELIEYVPAHVERQVHLQETLACPCGAGIVTAPAPKAIEQGQYGPGFLAHVVTAQCCDSIPLYRQAKALARAGMPIARTTLCDVFHEVGRATAPLASRLLALVREALLVHADETPQRVLDEGNARRAYVWTFRTDELIAYVHSASRSGVTPMDVLGGTRGYLLVDGYTGYNRVTLPEGRIRVGCWAHVRRKFFDVLLTAPESRTALDFILALYQVEHSARDAGTLGTQDHLDARRTTSARVLAQLATWVDEQLPLHPPKSPLGMALRYTKGQWSALTRFLEDPSLPLDNNAAERALRAMALGRKNYLFVGNDEAGRNLAGLSSLVATCAANGVNPEAYLADVLMRLGSHPASCLDELLPHRWQPSSSSAPDSS, from the coding sequence ATGGCAGCGCTCTCCCAGACGCACCAGTGCGAGTGGCGTGAGCGAGCCGAAGGGCTCGAGCGGGAGAACCTCACCCTCAAGGAGCGCGTGGGCAGCATCGAATCCCAGCTCGCGCTCCTCCAGCGCACCGTCTTCGGAAAGAAGAGCGAGAAGCTCCCCCGTGTCGAAGACGAGCTGCGCAAGGCCGCGGGCGCCCCGCCCAGGTCGCGTGAAGCGACGCTGAAGGAGAGGCGCCTCAAACGCGAGGCGCGCGCGACGTTGCCCGAACGGGTGATTCACCACCGCGTCCCCGACGAGGCCCGGCGGTGTCCGTCCTGCGGCGGCACGGCGTTGAAGCCGCTGGGCCTCGGCAAGCGCACCGAACTCATCGAGTATGTGCCCGCGCACGTGGAGCGGCAGGTCCACCTGCAGGAGACACTCGCCTGCCCGTGCGGTGCGGGCATCGTCACCGCGCCCGCGCCGAAGGCCATTGAGCAGGGGCAGTACGGCCCGGGCTTCCTGGCGCACGTGGTGACGGCGCAGTGCTGCGACTCGATTCCGCTGTATCGCCAGGCCAAGGCCCTCGCCCGCGCGGGCATGCCCATCGCGCGCACCACGCTGTGCGATGTCTTCCACGAGGTGGGCCGGGCCACGGCGCCGCTCGCCTCGCGACTGCTGGCGCTCGTCCGTGAAGCCCTGCTGGTGCACGCCGACGAAACGCCTCAACGCGTGCTGGACGAGGGCAATGCGCGCCGGGCGTACGTCTGGACATTCCGTACCGACGAACTCATCGCGTACGTCCACAGCGCCAGTCGCTCCGGCGTGACGCCCATGGACGTCCTTGGAGGAACCCGGGGCTACCTGCTGGTGGACGGCTATACGGGCTACAACCGCGTGACGCTGCCGGAGGGGCGGATACGCGTGGGCTGCTGGGCTCACGTGCGCCGCAAATTCTTCGACGTCCTCCTCACCGCCCCTGAGTCCAGGACGGCGCTCGACTTCATCCTCGCGCTGTACCAGGTCGAGCATTCGGCCCGAGACGCAGGGACGCTGGGCACGCAGGACCACCTCGACGCTCGTCGTACCACCAGCGCACGTGTCCTCGCGCAACTGGCCACGTGGGTGGATGAACAGCTCCCGCTCCACCCGCCTAAGAGTCCCCTGGGCATGGCTCTTCGCTACACGAAGGGCCAATGGAGTGCACTGACGAGATTCCTGGAGGACCCCTCGCTGCCCCTCGACAACAACGCCGCGGAACGGGCACTGCGCGCCATGGCCCTGGGCAGGAAGAACTACCTCTTCGTCGGCAATGACGAGGCAGGTCGCAATCTCGCGGGACTCAGCTCCCTGGTCGCCACGTGCGCGGCGAACGGCGTCAACCCCGAGGCGTACCTCGCCGACGTGCTGATGCGACTTGGCAGCCACCCCGCGTCA